Proteins from a genomic interval of Fundulus heteroclitus isolate FHET01 chromosome 21, MU-UCD_Fhet_4.1, whole genome shotgun sequence:
- the LOC118556749 gene encoding uncharacterized protein LOC118556749 isoform X2 has product MSESFLRSAITEALPDLPEVSKDILQETLQSLGIETHDDFQFVKEEDLLSALRPIQARKLVAAWSLKCQAQESASSSLTASPGPYPSVMCESPISTSSSSSGQSPQGSFPDSFVIPWRKFPEDLTQALERGKRPGPSLRKEMRQEVNQGKDVKYLLENWPYWFCEIGMAVHFNELTGVDLKETFLKNMEQKGERLLHFMKTVAVNKSKRFYQAATKLQMMRGEHPGYTHATEMVLLLLAYFDEKEDVMFHYVEDTCLAGEVDLNSVPLTPTIVVCGQSCYSSGRMMLSVDQVIVNENISSFISALCMMFGSYYCFNIHYPSTLASTLEFLQRCFFSINPEKGTKVEQTKTKRLHVNPRVLTLIQDLSDHEWRAI; this is encoded by the exons ATGTCGGAATCATTTCTACGCTCCGCCATCACGGAGGCCTTGCCTGACCTTCCAGAAGTATCAAAGGACATCTTACAAGAAACTCTTCAATCCCTAGGGATAGAGACCCATGATGACTTTCAGTTTGTTAAGGAAGAAGATTTATTGTCAGCCTTGAGGCCTATACAAGCCCGGAAGCTGGTTGCTGCATGGAGTCTGAAAT GCCAGGCCCAAGAAAGTGCTTCTTCAAGCCTTACTGCCTCACCAGGACCTTACCCATCCGTGATGTGTGAGTCGCCAATTTCAACGTCGTCGTCCAGCAGCGGTCAGAGCCCACAGGGCAGTTTTCCAGACTCATTTGTGATACCATGGAGGAAGTTCCCCGAGGATTTGACGCAGGCTTTGGAGAGAGGAAAACGTCCAGGTCCAAGTTTGAGGAAAGAGATG CGACAAGAGGTGAACCAAGGAAAGGACGTGAAGTACCTCCTGGAGAACTGGCCATATTGGTTTTGTGAAATTGGCATGGCTGTTCACTTTAACGAACTCACTGGAGTGGACCTAAAGGAAACCTTCCTAAAGAATATGGAACAGAAGGGGGAAAGGCTCCTGCACTTCATGAAGACAGTTGCTGTCAACAAATCCAAAAGATTCTATCAAGCTGCAACAAAGCTACAAATGATGAGGGGAGAACACCCAGGCTACACACATGCCACAGAGATGGTGCTGCTCCTCCTGGCTTATTTTGATGAGAAAGAAGATGTGATGTTCCATTATGTGGAGGACACTTGCCTGGCTGGGGAAGTGGACCTGAACAGCGTTCCCTTGACTCCCACGATTGTTGTATGTG ggcagTCCTGCTACTCCTCCGGACGGATGATGCTGAGTGTGGATCAAGTCATCGTGAATGAGAACATCTCTTCCTTCATCTCGGCCTTGTGCATGATGTTTGGCAGCTATTACTGCTTTAACATTCATTACCCATCCACGCTTGCATCGACCCTGGAATTTCTACagag ATGTTTCTTCTCTATTAATCCGGAGAAGGGGACAAAAgtggaacaaacaaaaacaaaacggcTCCATGTGAATCCAAGAGTCCTTACTTTGATTCAGGACCTCTCAGACCATGAATGGCgagctatttaa
- the LOC118556749 gene encoding uncharacterized protein LOC118556749 isoform X1: MSESFLRSAITEALPDLPEVSKDILQETLQSLGIETHDDFQFVKEEDLLSALRPIQARKLVAAWSLKCQAQESASSSLTASPGPYPSVMCESPISTSSSSSGQSPQGSFPDSFVIPWRKFPEDLTQALERGKRPGPSLRKEMVRIVVREMMKVTTSLCKRNAVDVARKLVAKYPKSLQDVIEGDIIGTGYYSLVKQIQNRIENVKRPTTPKIKRRPHDSDTDEIPPEKRAAIQDTYGCIRWHVKFLPLGETADSQQQKKDELKNLFSQNEQSPGPVKMLMKSTFYTQRQEVNQGKDVKYLLENWPYWFCEIGMAVHFNELTGVDLKETFLKNMEQKGERLLHFMKTVAVNKSKRFYQAATKLQMMRGEHPGYTHATEMVLLLLAYFDEKEDVMFHYVEDTCLAGEVDLNSVPLTPTIVVCGQSCYSSGRMMLSVDQVIVNENISSFISALCMMFGSYYCFNIHYPSTLASTLEFLQRCFFSINPEKGTKVEQTKTKRLHVNPRVLTLIQDLSDHEWRAI; this comes from the exons ATGTCGGAATCATTTCTACGCTCCGCCATCACGGAGGCCTTGCCTGACCTTCCAGAAGTATCAAAGGACATCTTACAAGAAACTCTTCAATCCCTAGGGATAGAGACCCATGATGACTTTCAGTTTGTTAAGGAAGAAGATTTATTGTCAGCCTTGAGGCCTATACAAGCCCGGAAGCTGGTTGCTGCATGGAGTCTGAAAT GCCAGGCCCAAGAAAGTGCTTCTTCAAGCCTTACTGCCTCACCAGGACCTTACCCATCCGTGATGTGTGAGTCGCCAATTTCAACGTCGTCGTCCAGCAGCGGTCAGAGCCCACAGGGCAGTTTTCCAGACTCATTTGTGATACCATGGAGGAAGTTCCCCGAGGATTTGACGCAGGCTTTGGAGAGAGGAAAACGTCCAGGTCCAAGTTTGAGGAAAGAGATGGTGAGAATTGTGGTCCGTGAAATGATGAAAGTAACCACTTCACTATGTAAAAGGAACGCTGTTGATGTGGCTAGGAAATTAGTGGCCAAATACCCCAAATCACTGCAAGATGTCATTGAGGGTGACATAATTGGCACAGGGTACTACTCCCTTGTGAAACAAATTCAAAATCGGATCGAAAATGTGAAAAGACCTACAacacctaaaataaaaagaagaccACATGACTCTGACACTGATGAAATCCCCCCTGAAAAACGAGCAGCGATTCAAGACACCTATGGGTGCATCCGTTGGCATGTCAAGTTTCTGCCCCTTGGAGAAACAGCTGACAGCCAGCAGCAAAAGAAAGATGAgcttaaaaatctttttagtCAGAATGAGCAAAGCCCAGGTCCTGTAAAGATGCTTATGAAGTCCACATTCTACACCCAGCGACAAGAGGTGAACCAAGGAAAGGACGTGAAGTACCTCCTGGAGAACTGGCCATATTGGTTTTGTGAAATTGGCATGGCTGTTCACTTTAACGAACTCACTGGAGTGGACCTAAAGGAAACCTTCCTAAAGAATATGGAACAGAAGGGGGAAAGGCTCCTGCACTTCATGAAGACAGTTGCTGTCAACAAATCCAAAAGATTCTATCAAGCTGCAACAAAGCTACAAATGATGAGGGGAGAACACCCAGGCTACACACATGCCACAGAGATGGTGCTGCTCCTCCTGGCTTATTTTGATGAGAAAGAAGATGTGATGTTCCATTATGTGGAGGACACTTGCCTGGCTGGGGAAGTGGACCTGAACAGCGTTCCCTTGACTCCCACGATTGTTGTATGTG ggcagTCCTGCTACTCCTCCGGACGGATGATGCTGAGTGTGGATCAAGTCATCGTGAATGAGAACATCTCTTCCTTCATCTCGGCCTTGTGCATGATGTTTGGCAGCTATTACTGCTTTAACATTCATTACCCATCCACGCTTGCATCGACCCTGGAATTTCTACagag ATGTTTCTTCTCTATTAATCCGGAGAAGGGGACAAAAgtggaacaaacaaaaacaaaacggcTCCATGTGAATCCAAGAGTCCTTACTTTGATTCAGGACCTCTCAGACCATGAATGGCgagctatttaa